From Bradyrhizobium sp. AZCC 1610:
CGGCCAGCCACTGACCGATCAGGCGCGCGGTGATGTCGACACCGCCGCCGGCAGCGAAGCCCGCGACGATTTTCGTCGGCCGGGTCGGATAATCGAGCGCGGACGCGAAGCGTGGCAAGGCGGGCGCCAGGACGGTGGCGCCTGCGAGTTTGAGGAAATTCCGGCGGAGAAGTTTCATGGTGTGCCCCCTGTTGGCACCAAGGCTATCCCAATTGCAGGGGCGCGGGTAAAGCCGTTCGCGCTGACGTGTGACATGCCCTGTTACGGCGGCATGGGGACATGCCGTTTCCCCATGTCTAAGGTGCTTGCCCCTGTCGCGGCGTTTCGTCATATTTCCTGGCAGGTCGTCCATTCCGGGCGGCCGATGTTCTCAGGGCGGGGTGAAAATCCCCACCGGCGGTAAGGGTGACGTAGCCCAAGCCCGCGAGCGCCTTCCTCTCGATGCGGGAAGAAGGGTCAGCAGATTCGGTGCGATTCCGAAGCCGACGGTTATAGTCCGGATGAAAGAGAACGGTTTGCGGCGGCCTTCGCACGTTTGCGCGTGGGCCGGCGTCGTTCCGTATGCCCTGATTCTGGTCCTGAAAGAGGAAAGCCATGAATCAGATGTTGCAAGAGCCTGAAGTCCAATCCCCACCCCAAAATGTCGAAACGAGCCACGTCCCTGACGTGCCCGAGCGTCCGCCGGTGCATCCGCGGTTCGTCAAGCCGCAGCGCGTCGCCTTCGTGCAGTCGTCCTGGCACCGCGACGTGGTCGAGGAGTGCCGCATCGCATTCCTCGAAGAGATCGAGGCACGCCATATCACCCGCGCGCAGGTCGATCTGTTCGAGGTGCCCGGTTCGTTCGAAATCCCGCTGCATGCGCAACTGCTCGCCAAGACGCGGCGTTACACCGCGATCGTGGCGGCCGGGCTGGTGGTCGACGGCGGCATCTACCGCCACGAATTCGTCGCCGACACCGTGATCAAGGCGTTGATGGACGTGCAATTGCGAACCGAAGTGCCGGTATTCTCCGCGGTGCTGACGCCGCAGCAATTCCACGACAGCGCCGTGCATCACGACTTCTTCCGCAAGCATTTCGTCATCAAGGGCATCGAGGTCGCGGAAGCCTGCGCCAATACGCTGCATAGCCTGGAACGGTTGCGCGGCCAGGTGGCCGCGGGGATCGTTGGGTAAATAGTTTCGTCATTGCTAGCGAAGCAATCCATCGAGCAGCAAGCAAGATGGATTGCTTCGTCGCTCTCGCAATGACGAATGCAGCCTTGATTGGAGCATCGATGGTCAAAACCGAACAAGAATCTTCCGATTGGCTTGGGCTATCAGGCCGCACTTGCGTAGTGACGGGTGGCGGTGGCGGCATCGGCCGCGCCGTTGCCGTCAGCTTCGCCAAGGCCGGCGCCCGCGTCGCCGCCGTCGATCTCGATGAGCGCGGTCTTGAGGTGACGCGCGGCGAACTCGCCGAGCTCGGCGCTGATCACGTCATTGCCCGTTGCGATACCTCTGATGTCGAGAGCGTCACCGCCGCGTCCGCGACGATCGGGAAATCGCTCGGGCCGTGTCACGTGCTGGTCAATACCGCCGCCGTGCTGCGTCCCGGCGCGCTCGACACCCTGTCGCTTGCCGAATGGAACGCGGTCCTGTCGGTCAACCTGACCGGCTACTTCGTCTGCGCGCAGGTTTTCGGCCGGCAGATGCGCGTGCATCGCCGCGGCAGCCTGGTTCACGTGGCCTCGATCGCCGGCAGCAACGCGCAGGGGCAGAGCGGCGCCTACAGCGTCAGCAAGGCCGGCGTGATCATGCTGTCGCGGCAACTTGCCAACGAATGGGGACCGCACGGCATCCGCAGCAACGTCGTCAGCCCCGGCATGGTGATCACGCCGATGAGCCAGTCGTTCTACGATACGCCTGGCGTGACCGAGCGACGCTCCGCCGTGGTGCCGATGCGGCGGGTCGGCATGCCGCAGGATATGGCTGACGCGATCCTGTTCCTGGCCAGTGACCGCGCATCCTATGTCAACGGTGACGAGATCACGGTCGATGGCGGCTATGCCAATATGCTGATGAATTTGGTGCCGCGGCCGGGATTTGAGTGAGGTGCTGTAGGGTGGGCAAAGCGAAGCGTGCCCACCATCTATCCTGAAGCGTCATCGTGAATGGTGGGCACGCTTGCGCTTTGCCCACCCTACGAACCCGGTTCTAGTCGAACAGGCTCGACACCGATTCTTCCGACGCGGTGCGGCTGATCGCTTCCGCAATCAGGGGCGCGATCGACAGCGTGCGGATATTGGCGGCCTTGGTGACCGCCTCGGTCGGCAGGATGGAGTCGGTGATGACGAGTTCCTTCAGCCGCGAGCTGGCGATACGCGCCGCTGCGCCGCCCGACAGCACACCATGGGAGATGTAGGCGTAGACATCCTTGGCGCCATTGGCGAGCAGCGCGTCCGCTGCGTTCACCAGCGTGCCGCCGGAATCCACGATGTCGTCGATCAGGATGCAGGTGTAACCGGCGCAGTCGCCGATCACGTTCATGACTTCAGACTCACCGGCGCGCTCGCGACGCTTGTCGATGATGGCGAGCGGCGTGTTGATGCGCTTGGCGAGTCCGCGGGCGCGTACCACGCCGCCGACGTCGGGCGACACCACCATGACGTTGGAAAGGTCGAAGCGTTCCTTGATGTCACGCACCATGACCGGCGAGGCGAAGAGGTTGTCGGTCGGGATATCGAAGAAGCCCTGGATCTGGCCGGCATGCAGGTCGAGCGTCATGACGCGGTCGACGCCGGCTCGGGTGATCAAATTGGCCACCAGCTTGGCCGAGATCGGCGAGCGCGAACCGACCTTGCGGTCCTGTCGCGCGTAGCCGAAATAGGGAATCACCGCGGTGATGCGGCGCGCCGAAGCCCGGCGCAGCGCGTCGGTGATGATCAACAACTCCATCATATGGTCGTTGGCCGGAAACGACGTCGACTGGATGATGAAGACGTCGGAGCCACGGACGTTTTCCTGGATCTCGACGAAGATTTCCATATCCGCAAAGCGGCGGACGTTGGCCTTGGTCAGCGACAGGTTCAGCCAGTCGGCGATTTCCCGGGCCAGTACCGGATTGGAATTGCCGGCGACCAACTTGATCGAGCCGTTCTTGGCCGCCATCGACGCTTCTCCTCGCGCCTTGCTGGATACGACGTTCAGCATATCGAGAAATCCTCGGAACCGGCGCGTTTTGATGAGCGAGGAGATATCAGGCGGGTGCCTCGGCTGGCAACCCATGGCCTCGGTTTTCCCGGCGAAAAATAGGCCGTTACCGGACTATTTCGGGGCCGCTTTACTGGGCACTGTAGCCCAGCGCCGTGACGCCGGCTGCATCCTGGGCGAGTGCCGTGTCTGCCGCACTCGCAACCGCCGGACCGCCTCGCGCCGGGCCTGGCGCGGGCGCGGCATCCGGGGTTCCATTGATCATGCCCGAGAGGCCGCTAAGGCCGGCCTGCGCAATCTTCCGCAATACGAGGTCGTCGGCTGCCGTCCAGGCGTCGCGGCCGGCCTTGCCGGCCGCTTCCTCGCCGGAAAGCCGCAGCGCGCGCTGCTGGTTGTTGTCGTAGACGTCCCAGACCCAGGCGATCACGGTTTTGCCGCGAACCACCTGTGCCGAGAGGTAGCTGCGCACGCGATAGGAAGCCCCGCCTTCGCGCGAGACGATCGATAAGTTTCGCAGCTTCGATTCGCTGTCGAGCACGCTGACCATCCGGTCGAACACCTGCGGCGGTGGACCGTCGATCGATTCGAACGCCACGGTGGGACCGCTACCCGTCGAAGCCATCGCGTACGAGCCGCTGCCCGTTGCGCCGTTGCCGGCGCAGCCGCCAAGCGCCGAGGCGGCGACAAGCAGCGCCGCGGCGATCATCGCGCGCGGCGCTTTCAGGCGCGAAGCTATCAAGGTGTCCCTCATTGCTCCCTGCGATATCGTTAAAATGTGTTAAGGTCTAGGGCAGCGGGTGCACCGGCCCGCCAAAAAGATTGCGTCGAGCTCGCCCCCGTTCACCTTGTTGTTGCCAGAATTCTTCAGCCCGGCAGGATGATCCATGCGAGCCTTTGTCCTCGACGGCTATGGCGCGATCGCCGACCATGTCCGCCTGGCCGAAATCGCCGATCCGGTCCGGGCCCTGACGACGTCCTGATCGAAATTGGGCGACCAGTTGCGCGACATCGCCGCTTTGGTGGAAGGCGGCGCGATCAGGCCGGTGGTCGACCGCGAATTTGCCTTCGAGCAGTTGCCCGATGCGCTGACCTATCTCGAAGCAGGCCGGGCGCGGGGCAAGGTGGTGCTAAGGTAGGGAATTACTCGCCCGTCAACGCGATCGCGTGGACGTGGCGGCCGTAGTCCGGCTCTTTCCGGTGCACCGAGCGGCGGTAGCTGTAGAAGCGCTCGTCGGAATAGGTATCGACGCCGATGTCGTCGATCATCAGGACGCCGGCATTCTCCAGCCGCATGCGGATAAATCCGGCGAGGTCGAACATGGCGTGGCCTTCGCGCACCGAGGGCATGAAGAACACGCCATTCTCCGTGTCGGCATCAAGAAAACGTTCGACGAATTCGCTGCCGACTTCATAGGAGTGCTGGCGGATCAGCGGACCGATGGCGGCGACGATGCCGGAGCGGTCGGCGCCGAGTTTTTCCATCGCGTCGATGGTGGATTCCAGCACGCCGGTCAGCGCGCCCTTCCAGCCGGCATGGGCGGCGCCGATCACGCGGGCGCCTGCGTCGGCGAACAGGATCGGGCCACAATCCGCGGCGGTGACGCCGATGGCGATGCCTTCC
This genomic window contains:
- a CDS encoding ribose-phosphate pyrophosphokinase, with protein sequence MAAKNGSIKLVAGNSNPVLAREIADWLNLSLTKANVRRFADMEIFVEIQENVRGSDVFIIQSTSFPANDHMMELLIITDALRRASARRITAVIPYFGYARQDRKVGSRSPISAKLVANLITRAGVDRVMTLDLHAGQIQGFFDIPTDNLFASPVMVRDIKERFDLSNVMVVSPDVGGVVRARGLAKRINTPLAIIDKRRERAGESEVMNVIGDCAGYTCILIDDIVDSGGTLVNAADALLANGAKDVYAYISHGVLSGGAAARIASSRLKELVITDSILPTEAVTKAANIRTLSIAPLIAEAISRTASEESVSSLFD
- a CDS encoding 6,7-dimethyl-8-ribityllumazine synthase, with the protein product MNQMLQEPEVQSPPQNVETSHVPDVPERPPVHPRFVKPQRVAFVQSSWHRDVVEECRIAFLEEIEARHITRAQVDLFEVPGSFEIPLHAQLLAKTRRYTAIVAAGLVVDGGIYRHEFVADTVIKALMDVQLRTEVPVFSAVLTPQQFHDSAVHHDFFRKHFVIKGIEVAEACANTLHSLERLRGQVAAGIVG
- a CDS encoding SDR family NAD(P)-dependent oxidoreductase; the encoded protein is MVKTEQESSDWLGLSGRTCVVTGGGGGIGRAVAVSFAKAGARVAAVDLDERGLEVTRGELAELGADHVIARCDTSDVESVTAASATIGKSLGPCHVLVNTAAVLRPGALDTLSLAEWNAVLSVNLTGYFVCAQVFGRQMRVHRRGSLVHVASIAGSNAQGQSGAYSVSKAGVIMLSRQLANEWGPHGIRSNVVSPGMVITPMSQSFYDTPGVTERRSAVVPMRRVGMPQDMADAILFLASDRASYVNGDEITVDGGYANMLMNLVPRPGFE
- the pgeF gene encoding peptidoglycan editing factor PgeF, which codes for MTFGSSLLAAIPGLRHAFFTREGGISSGIYQGLNGGLGSNDDPASVAENRRRMAEQMGVAPELLLSAHQIHSPDVVVVTGPWQGDKPRADALVTCTEGIAIGVTAADCGPILFADAGARVIGAAHAGWKGALTGVLESTIDAMEKLGADRSGIVAAIGPLIRQHSYEVGSEFVERFLDADTENGVFFMPSVREGHAMFDLAGFIRMRLENAGVLMIDDIGVDTYSDERFYSYRRSVHRKEPDYGRHVHAIALTGE